A segment of the Monomorium pharaonis isolate MP-MQ-018 unplaced genomic scaffold, ASM1337386v2 scaffold_353, whole genome shotgun sequence genome:
AAGTTTGCAAAGTACAttacgtgaaaaaaattaatggaaaataaatcaaaaaatttcttttactatCGACGGATGGGAATTCCTTGCCAAATATATCATTCTAGGGAAGTACAGTCCATTTTGTAGACAGTAATTGGGACCTACAGTCCGTATAGCTTTAGATTTATTCCTATAACCAACAATCATGCACGAAGATATTGCtacagttttttataaattgttaaatcttTTCACTTGAAAATAGGGGTGGAGGAATAACAGTAGATCAAAGCATCTGCAAAACCAGGTTTATGAAAGAATACAATTTTAGGGAAGACATCATATTCGTTTGATGCAAAAACAGCAAACATTTTCGTTGCTTGgctaatatattaattaaattaggtATTCAAGATACGTTGAAATTGATTACAGCTTGAAGATATGACGTACGATAACGAAGATGCGAAGATGAAggcgagaaataaaaaaatgatagaagCGAACAATGCCCTAACAAAAttgcgtttaaaaaaatatgttcgtCAACAATGGCAATTAAATTACGTAGTTTGCGAAACTACAAATGTTAATATGTATCGCCTAATATTGACGTTTCGACACGTTTGAACAGTACATATGACGTGATAAAAACCGGACTGCATTTAAAAGTCCCCTAAATACGCTTTGCGAGAATAACatcattttttctcatttaaaacttaatcaaGATGAATGGTAacttcttgaaaaattttataagtactttaaagtatttaaaactttgtcgACTTTGTTAGGtgataaatatgtaacattacCGATGGTAATAATTGTAGAATTTAATATGCTTTTAGATTctatcaagaaaaaatttttgaattagaCAGAAAGATCGACTAACTGCATTTCAAGCAGGATGTAACAAAATGCTTAAGCATTATTCACATAATAGACTAATTGGATCTACTGTGTCGCATTGATTTTAGATCCAcgctataaaattgaaacttttGATTTGACTTCGTGGGGCAAAGAAATGAAAGCAGTctataaaacagtttttagaatttataaaaattattacaatgaaGAACAAAATGatggtaataattatatagaacaCAATTGAAACAGATGaagataatatacatattgacTCTCTGTACATGGAATGAATAATACAAACGCCAATTCAAGAATTTGAAACATATGTAAATGCACCAAGAGCATCAAGGAATCTTAGTATTAATTTGGTGAAACAAGTGAAGCAATGTATCCTACTCTATCAATAATGGCTAAGGATATTTTGGTATTACCGCCACTTCTGTTCCAGCGGAAAGTTTATTTTCCAGGTGTCATTAGAAAACACAAGAATAGATTACATGAAACATAGGTAcgcattattttatgtataaattcttGGTTGAATTGTAGTCTTAaagataaattgaaatattgtagTGACAGCCTCATcagtaaagtttttaaattaaaggttttaatttttaaagatttaatgttgGTTTTTTTAAGCTCTATGTTGTTggcttgaaaaattttcttctaatggtattacacacacacgcacacgcacacacacacacacatacacacacagtaCACATTCTACTAAGTAGAATCTACTTcaataaataactaataatcTATTTAAAGCCTCGTTAATGTTCCCTCTGTCACCCGTTCTGTGTTTTTCGCGTTGGGTTACTCGTAATTcggaaaaaatgattttttttaaacgactTCTGACATTGACGTAATAAGAATAAGAGgtggattatttaattataaatcattatttaaatcattattaaatcattatttaatgatttataaattaaataatgattaatgaaacaataataaatatatccgcatgtaattaaattttccattcttattaaaaaaatgactgattaataaagttatatctcatatataaaattctcgaCGAGACTCTCGATATCGTCAAGACTCTCAGCATAAAAAGTCTCGTCTTTGTCTCGAATTCAAACTTTGAGTCTCGTCTAGATCTCGACACCGAGACCGAGACTAGTCTCGGTATCGTCCAAAACACTAAGTAATACTTgcaaataaaaacgtaaatgacttaataaaatataaaatgtttaaaaatattttttaatgttttaaaaagtatttaaaaaatattattagcgATAATAATTGggattttaagaatattaacaaAGGTAAaagattatagaaaatattgtcaaaatagccgaaaaatgaatatatcAAATTTGCAGGATtgggtaagttaatatattttttaactaaattaaattaaagttaatggattataaaattaatttaattaagttaaaagttacataaataaaaaactaacttAGTTAAAGTTACGTTGAGATTACTTTAActcaagttaaagtaaaagttaattttgaaaagctttatttatattaaatgaaaaagccatataatttatttaaatcagattaccaacataattacaatatcatcaaatatatttattactttatttgtaaataaaattataatataaatcatatgaaataacaaaaaaattgtttttatgcaaaaataaattttataattttttcttttgcccagataaaatttttaatttagcaaaaagttaataagttaaagtttatacgtttaaaaaataattagttaaaattaaaaattaaattatttaaaattaactaaattaaattaagttattaactttttaactttattaataactttcaaCTATTTAACTAGTTACCACCCAATCCTGCAAATTTGAAATGTACAGAATCAGGGACCTGGACCGGTTCCAATCggttcttttctttttgtagtGCAATGATTTTATGGGGACAATTCAACTCAGCTTTTGTTTCCGCTACActctacaattatttaaagtattattaaatattattaattattattatttattaagaatcgAAAAATTAAGTGCCTGGATCAGAATCgaaaaaagacaaattaaacggtttttgattttctttatttatcaagAAATTTGAACCTATTATACTGAAATTGAATCGGTacagttttcaaatattttattaaaccgtAACTGAAACCGAATCATAATTTGATTTCGGTCTAAGTCcctgtacaaaataatttaaattaagataaggAATACAATTGTTGGAAGATACGAAACATACATTCTGTTATTTTAGTTCAATTTACTTAAAGTAAAATGAGATAATGTAATAAGAAAGACAATTGaatatgtttaacatttataatattagtatattaaatgtaacttaCAATTATCTCCATcagtattttttcttgatttctcAACCAacatatttaatgtttcttgAGTATCAGatttttccaatattattgtttcagtATCTTCAACACATAAATCAGTGGACGAGCTATTGTTTTTCATAGTGCCTATTTGTAGTGTGCTTTTTGAGAAGTCATTTGTAAGAATCATATCTAAATAGATACAAAATAGTTAAATGAGTTATTAAagtttctcataaaaatttaatattagcatTAAATTGAGCAGTGATTAATTATGTACcttgaatatttaaagcaCTAATAATAGTACTTTtagaagtaataatatataatgaatcaaagatcaatttaatactaaaatttatgaaatattaatatcattataaaataaatatattaatatagttaaattaataaaataaataaattaatatagttgttagaaaatttgaggaacattatcaatattgacaatagataataaaaaaaaaatacttttaaaatagctGCAAAATGGATATCaaatttgaaacatataaataacttaaattaagttgaagtgaaaaaatgtaataagacaatttaatacaacgtttaacatttataacaatGTTAGTATAGTTAATGTAACTTACAATTATCTTCATcagtattttttcttgatttctcAACCAacatatttaatgtttcttgAGTATCAGATTTCTCCAATATTATTGCTTTCAATATCTTCAACACATAAATCAGTGGACGAGCTATTGTTTTTCATTATGCCTATTTGTAGTGTACTTTTTGAGAAGTCATTTGTAAGAATCATATCTAAATAGAtacaaaatagttaaataagttattaaagtttctcataaaaatttaatattagcattaaattgagcagtgattaattatttaccttgaatattaaaagcactaataacagtacttttaatagtaataatatataatgaatcaaagatcaatttaatactaaaatttatgaaatattaatatcattataaaataaataaatatagttaaattaataaaataaataaatatagttgtaagaaaatttgaagaacgttatcaatattgacaatagataataaaaaaatacttttaaaatagctGCAAAATGGATATCAAAtttgagatatataaaataacttaaattaagTTGAAGTGAAAGAATGTAATAAGACAATTTAATACgatgtaacatttataacaatgttagtatatttaatgtaacttaCAATTATCTTCATCAGTATTGGTTCTTGATTTCTCAACCGACATGTTTAATGTTTCTTGATTATCAGATCTTTCCAATACtcttgtttcaatattttcaaaacataaATCAGTGGACCagatatcattatttacaGTGTCTGTTTGTAATGCGGCATTTGAAAAGTCATTTGTAAGAATCTTATCTAAACACATGTAAAATAGTTAAAGAAGATATTAAtgtttcttacaaaaatttaatattagcattaatattgagcagtgattaattatttaccttgaatattaaaagaactaataacagtatttttaatagtaataatatataataaatcaaagatcaatttaatactaaaatttatgaaatattatttacaacgttaacaatattaacaatagataataaaaaaagaatatttatggaTATCAAATTTGagatgtataaataaattaagttgaaGTGAAAGATTGTAATAAGAAAGACAATGAATATgacgtttaatatttataacagtattaatatattaaatataacttacAATTGTCTTCATCAGTGTTGGTTTTTGATCTCTCAACCAATGTATCTAATGTTTCTCGAGTATTAGATTTTTCCAATATTCTTGTTTGAATATTCAAACATAAATCAGTGGACGAGCTATCATTATTCACAGTGTCTATTTGTAGTATAGCATTTGAAAAATCATTTGTAAGAAtcatatctaaatatatataaaatagtcaaagaagatattaatgtttcttataaaaatttaatattagcattaaattgagtagtgattaattatttattttgcgtaTTAGAAGCACTAACCCAATAGTACtgttaatatgaaaaataattaatcacaaGCCAATTTAATGctgtcaatattaaatttctgtaaGAGACATTTGATACATTAATGtctaaaaaacttatatactatgaaataataaattaatgaagttattattgttattattgttaccaTATACATTTGACATCatacatatttgaaaaattttaaaattatttgtaagaactatatttatatatatgaaataacaaaagagcaaagtttaaagaaacttaatactggcaatataaaatgttagtgattatttattttaaattaattttaacaattgtttttattaatactcaataaataattaattattgaccaacttattaccaatattaaatttttgtaagatgTACAGTGTATTAATATCactattagatattaatgttaaatagtatctatttcttcatttaattcatttatgttataatgGCATTTTAATAAGATGATAACATCAAtaagcaataaattaaatttgaagtaAACTTATATACTCTGAAAAAATAGTttctttatattcaatttcaattttcttacCAGAGAGATTGTATTCTTCAGATGTAGTCTTTAGTTTTTCTTGCGCCTGCTGAttagttttacttttattttttatttttattttttggccTTTTTTAAGTACCTCAGATTTAATTATTCGAGGCTTTTGTCGGCTAAGTGTTTTATACTTGCAAAGATTTAtagattgtaattttactCGAGGAATATTAtggtttaaattttttttaattttagaaagatGCTCGATATTtgctacaaatatataaaaaatatttttaatttgtccccatttttcttacaaactTTTAAAGACATTATAGgcaaaatgtaatactttttaataaattattttaaataaatgtggaaacaatttttacataaaaatataaatgtgtcacgtcacatttttcataaaaataatacaaaagtcacatttttcataaaaataatactaaagttattaaatcaatattatattatttcagaattGATTGCTGGCCAACAtcaattatttgcaatataattatcaattattatattgtaaaaattaattttgacgacataatatttgtattaattttttactttcttaatttattttctgctTCTCTGTATTGATGAGACAGAGATGTACTCTTATagaagttttcaaaaataatgattaataattattataatacaacagTGCATCTATGATAAGGAAAATGATTCCATAAaggtacaataatttaaaaaacgacattaaacatattatgcGAGGAACGTGTTTCTTATGGCACAGCGataaagtaaaagtaaaaattaccgTTAATTCTAGCAACAATAGCGTTATTGTGAAAACATACGTACCGTTAACAGCCATTATGCATGCCTTTGTTCTTAACTGCGCATTTTTCAACATGCAATTATTACCTTTTCTTGcgtaaatatcatttaatgGACATACGTAATATGTACCATTGGTGAGCATTACTAAAGCAAacattattagaatttttacaacttccttgtaaattttaatataaattttcatcacGACAGATATCTTTACCGTAAAATGCGcagatacaataaaaaatccaCATCTTCGAACATCGCATATTAACCTTTGTCTCAATTGGTCTGCATCTACAGTTTGCCGCGcagtgattttttaattcaattggTTCTTGGTCttagttatttaatagaaCTAGAGCAAAAACTAATCGCAATAAAGACTCATTGGCCGCATTCAGCAGACTCAGTAGTTGAGCAACATTACTAGATTTTCCGTTGAATAATGCCGTTGATTTGTTGGTTCTATAAGTCAGAACCAATCATGTTCGATTGCTACTTAGCTGCTGAGTTTGCTGAATGCGGCCATTGCAACCAGCAGCGCAACCACTCGGGTTGCGGTCCTATGAAGCGGATTAGGGCGGATCTACAATgggtgcgttccacttaacGCTCGCAACGCTTGCGAGCGTcatttatctttgtttaatatttgataaacaacaaggataaaatgatTCCACGGTCGTTGCAAGCTttaagtggaacgcacccAATAAGAGTCTGTCGCGTCCATAGACATAAGGTGAGTTTTTTAACTCATCGATTACTCAATCGCACGATGcgcaaaaaaagtttttacagaGAAAAGCATCTGTGCATAATGCAATTgatcgataaattaaaaaactcgcCTATAATATATCTAGACTGAGCATTGTGGGAGTAGGGGTAAGATTCAGAGGGAAAAGGCTAGCATGCTTTGGGtaatacctttctctctcgttcacGCATGCGTACAAGTGCAAAAGATGGTCTCGTGCATGCGCATAAGTGCAAAAGGTGGATTTTGCACTTGTACACATGTGCGAACGAGATCACAGGACCGTTTCGACGGAATCTTTAAAAGAGTTCTATCAGAATAATcccgtgattggtgatccgctcgttccgcttccgcataatccgctccatgggactGCACCCTCATTCCGCtccgcataatccgctccAGGGGACATCAGCCTCAGGGTGCAGTCCCATGGAACGTATTACGCATAAGCAGAACGAGCGGAACACCAACACGAGATTATTCTGATAGAACTCTTTCAAAAATTCCGTCGAAACGGTCCCGTAATTTGTGATACGCTCGTTCCGCTTAGGCGTAATACGCTCTATGGGACTGCACCCTCAGAGTGGCTTTACATACGGTGTAAACGTAATTTGCGTCAACCAACCACATCATCTTTAACGTGCTCTGAATGTCCCTAAAATCGTCTTAGGGTACGGTCCCATGGAGCGGAatatgcggaagcggaacgagcggatcaccaatcacaggaccgtttcgacggaatctttgaaagagttctatcagaataatcccgtgattggtgatccgctcgtttcGCTTCTgcataatccgctccatgggaccgcacccttaagggccatctacaatggaatgttttagccgtaacagcactaaaactacggcaatgctgtctaaaataaaaacgacgtagcaataacatacaagccggccatcaaagaaaggcgaccaaaaactaatcccgaatgccccaacgctcatcgtaagcacgcaatgaattggctcaatgtctgctgtaggctgaaaacagtaaagcaatacgaagtggagacattttctacgactactgctacggcctacgactctccattgtagatggcccttaatgGCTCTGGCAGCCAGCGCGATTTTGTCGCGCGTGACGTGCGATGTCCAATGGGTATACAGCTATGAGCGGAAAGACAGTCGCTCATTGAACATCGCGCGACAAAATCGCGCTGGTGTGCCAGAGCCCTTAGGGCACATAAAGACGATGTGATTGGTTGACGCAAGTTAAGCTTACGCAAATACGTCACATGTAGGCCCGGTCTACAATAAGTAGTCgttagtcgttggtcgtaagaaatttaaccaatcatattcgtttattcttctctaagatcaactgtgattggctagatttcttacgaccaacgactaaTGACTTATCGTAGACCGAGCTTAAAACCACTCTCACTGAAGGCCACTTACACTAAACTCTAATTAACTTAATCGTTCATTATTTCATTGGAATTGATCAATCGCATTTGTTAGTTTTGCTTaataacaaatacgattggtcaatttcaatggaataatcaactattatatttttatggtgCTTGGAAAACGGAATCAGAAAGGCGGATTGGACggaaacctaacctaacctaacgggaaagaagaagaagaaaaaaggtggatcaccaatcacgggAACCATTTCAacggaatttttaaaaaggttcTATCAGAATGATCTTGTGATTGGCGATCTGCGTTTCCGATTTCGTTTCAGAGCACCATGGGACAGCACCCTTATGCTTTATATGCGCTAAGGATGTTTAatcctttaataaatatcattgcACACACTTTTGCGTAACGCATAAGAAAACCAATCAATCAAACTCGTTTCTATTTCCTTCCCAGGATAGAAATTAAGAGCTCTGATTGGATAATTCTCTTaagcgttatgcaaaagtctatGCCCGGGgcctaaaaattaaatttcgtaagattaaaaaatcatgCCTATTACAATGCAGTACGtcttaagcaaaattaaacaGCAATTAATACGTtgttattcttaataaaaatgattgctataaatagattatagactatattaatatttgataacagAATATTACAGACTTTGTGACTTGGAAAATGATTCGTGTTATTAAAACGGATCTCTTCTGTATTAACGTACTGatgcattaattattgtaatattatctgataaatattacaattcaCTCATAAAATACACGtattatgcaataattaatacaatcatTATGTAAGAaactcattttaataaaaaaaattcctacaatttttatgttaaagaaacattaataaaaagtaagcttgtcaaaagaaatatattttcactaaataacttaacaaaatgttagttgtgctaaaatttatcatgtgACATATTGTACCTGTAACTAGTGTAGGATTTCCTAACTTTacagaacttttaattttattgtccaCTTTATTGTcctttccaaaataaaaagtaatgtttATTCCAACATTGTattctaacattttataatgcaaaatatatttgtaatagtaatatttataagttataagtGTTCTGCCTGAAAAAGAGGACATGTAAAAgtgaaaatcttttattaacgagcaaagaataataaagtttcatttgtcgctttaagaaaaaacacgcataatatcaaattctataacaATGTCATAAAAACACTCTTGATAACACTCTATTtagatgtattattttctaccAAGTGTAACATGTTACTTAtgttatatcatataatttgggagaaaaatgtcaaaagtGAAAATGTTTTCTAGATGTTGAGCAATTAATATGTTTCAAATAGTATAAATTTgctgacatttttaatttttattaaattattatcctgtgctcattaaaaaatgttctcacttttacatttttcatagGCAAAAGGACACTTGTAACTATagacattattattacaaatatattttgaataaaaaaacaataaaaatcactTTACTTCGCAGGACAATAAAACTTTAAGTCCTGCAATGTTAGAAAGTCTGCACCAATCCCACGTACAATATGTCATATGCCAAATAGCACCATCAACGTATTGTCATTTTCTTTCGTGAAGAATCATTCCTACGAACAGGcttacttattataataaagatgagTTTATCATACATTGCAATACTAATGCATCCGATAGCACAGAAGAGActcgttttataaaataaaaaatttttataatgacagtctgtaaaacaattttcaaatattaatatagaaaataatcagaacataattatttttcattatggGAGATAACGTATTGATTATTACCAAATTGTGCTCAAGCATACTGCATGTGTGATAGAaatgacagattttttaaccttacaaaatttgacttttgaggttaatattatatttatcattttttatgcatatgaGATCGATTAATCATGCAATATGCGTCTCACTTAGAATTTTAGCGTCAGCaacttatattacatttaacagaaaataatGCTTCTGAACAGAGTTTAGTGCTAATAACACATAATGTGTTATGATGAcattattacagaatttggcattataaaaatgtttctttttaaagcgACAATTAAACTCTATTACTACATGTTGAAAACTTTATCGAGTTGTATGATATACAATCTATCTCTTACGCATTAAAATTATCGTACcgtaaacataatattaaccttaaaagtcgaattttgtaagattaAGAAATCTGTCATGCCTATCACACATGTAGTATGTCTTGAGcagaatattgcaataatcaCATCCCTTTTAACACGAAATGATTGTTACGAACagatattatagatattaatatttgataagagtattacaaatacaaattttgacaatatgaaaatttttcaactttttaaaacgAGTTTTTTGTGCATTAACGGATGCATTAGTTGttgttgcaatattttataaacttgttacattat
Coding sequences within it:
- the LOC118644066 gene encoding uncharacterized protein LOC118644066 isoform X3: MKIYIKIYKEVVKILIMFALVMLTNGTYYVCPLNDIYARKGNNCMLKNAQLRTKACIMAVNANIEHLSKIKKNLNHNIPRVKLQSINLCKYKTLSRQKPRIIKSEVLKKGQKIKIKNKSKTNQQAQEKLKTTSEEYNLSDMILTNDFSNAILQIDTVNNDSSSTDLCLNIQTRILEKSNTRETLDTLVERSKTNTDEDNYKILTNDFSNAALQTDTVNNDIWSTDLCFENIETRVLERSDNQETLNMSVEKSRTNTDEDNYMILTNDFSKSTLQIGTMKNNSSSTDLCVEDTETIILEKSDTQETLNMLVEKSRKNTDGDNWT
- the LOC118644066 gene encoding uncharacterized protein LOC118644066 isoform X2; the protein is MRCSKMWIFYCICAFYVMLTNGTYYVCPLNDIYARKGNNCMLKNAQLRTKACIMAVNANIEHLSKIKKNLNHNIPRVKLQSINLCKYKTLSRQKPRIIKSEVLKKGQKIKIKNKSKTNQQAQEKLKTTSEEYNLSDMILTNDFSNAILQIDTVNNDSSSTDLCLNIQTRILEKSNTRETLDTLVERSKTNTDEDNYKILTNDFSNAALQTDTVNNDIWSTDLCFENIETRVLERSDNQETLNMSVEKSRTNTDEDNYMILTNDFSKSTLQIGTMKNNSSSTDLCVEDTETIILEKSDTQETLNMLVEKSRKNTDGDNCKLHLIY
- the LOC118644066 gene encoding uncharacterized protein LOC118644066 isoform X1, coding for MKIYIKIYKEVVKILIMFALVMLTNGTYYVCPLNDIYARKGNNCMLKNAQLRTKACIMAVNANIEHLSKIKKNLNHNIPRVKLQSINLCKYKTLSRQKPRIIKSEVLKKGQKIKIKNKSKTNQQAQEKLKTTSEEYNLSDMILTNDFSNAILQIDTVNNDSSSTDLCLNIQTRILEKSNTRETLDTLVERSKTNTDEDNYKILTNDFSNAALQTDTVNNDIWSTDLCFENIETRVLERSDNQETLNMSVEKSRTNTDEDNYMILTNDFSKSTLQIGTMKNNSSSTDLCVEDTETIILEKSDTQETLNMLVEKSRKNTDGDNCKLHLIY